In Pangasianodon hypophthalmus isolate fPanHyp1 chromosome 3, fPanHyp1.pri, whole genome shotgun sequence, a single genomic region encodes these proteins:
- the dact2 gene encoding dapper homolog 2, with product MLSRKSEMSGNAVVPAAVDRSRVAERLRAAFAGLQELQHLREKQGDMVQRALRMDTRTDTQSEPAARDVCLHQSDEDTNRAEEQQRLEATLTALKQQLTRLRRQDVGLKTHLQQLDQQISELKLDACKASAEHLESDSRPSSGFFELSDGGLGSLSNSCTSVYSECLSTSSQASLLPLSSGFSAAHGRNAQLQADVCRRRSADETTAQPDIPRGLGVRLGSSGIRTGSVSSERARQRPVSTGDLDRVINPGFGYYKPVDIKTSILSSKFSDPTVDPKYQSNLVSRNGSEVYCYPSPLHAVALQSPIFSLSGDKGGPVTTDSQEKHTNVGFSKDTLPKQEPSGAKPEGYIVKLLQRSSSKMSLQSELGVAKGPIPINVAQDHGLFGFRMKQVNDDEMQGSLQRKIGSNENPVTDGKKSPPRPGDKEQMNLNSNKAEEYRQMCPVQYSASTRNQIRTAVMGQEKVDENESRDRFDQGNGFEDASIAAKAPERRPSVTFPNEDNKSRDRGCTHTAKSEFVCAQFVPAGSQRVKVRQADKKTKAVKLRKRGHEKPTGKKHHLKHSSREHEKDKAYSTKTRGDRNPKQFSAEREWIDVPLMDPRLRSCSESSLLGPGNPCSTHLQSYRQQKHTSKSNKPPKAQFPDLENLSQKKQSSQKWPHVSEIQLPLAPPTHYQRNREMPIHRVSQKSGMVRSLSMRPRSGHWGGLPRPLQPSLSSSSYFSNLNLKYPPAPLSTHYPPRCESEYSAECASLFHSTIVESSEGELSDYTTNRFGDSESSQESQTGSDSDSSLSLDEDDLYEEDEDESGLVWAEATVGPTANGLSIQQHLRPEPASCRIKASRALKKKIRRFQPASLKVMTLV from the exons ATGTTGAGCAGAAAATCGGAAATGTCTGGAAATGCCGTCGTGCCTGCAGCCGTGGACCGCAGCAGGGTGGCGGAGAGGCTGCGGGCGGCGTTTGCCGGGCTGCAAGAGCTGCAGCATTTGCGGGAGAAACAGGGCGACATGGTGCAGCGGGCGCTCCGCATGGACACGCGCACGGACACGCAGAGTGAGCCTGCGGCCAGAGATGTGTGTTTACACCAAAGTGACGAGGATACAAACAGAGCCGAGGAGCAGCAGCGACTGGAGGCAACGCTCACAGCCCTCAAACAGCAACTG ACTCGTCTGCGCAGGCAAGACgttggactgaaaacacacctGCAGCAGCTGGACCAGCAGATCAGTGAGCTTAAACTGGATGCTTGTAAAGCTTCTGCTGAACACCTGGAGAGCGACAGCCGGCCCAGTTCAG GATTCTTCGAGCTCAGTGACGGTGGTTTGGGCTCTCTGTCGAATTCCTGCACATCTGTCTACAGTGAATGTCTCTCAACCTCGTCTCAAGCGAGCCTCCTTCCACTATCCTCGGGCTTCTCGGCCGCCCACGGCCGTAATGCCCAATTGCAGGCCGATGTGTGCCGTAGACGCTCTGCGGATGAGACTACGGCTCAGCCGGACATTCCACGAGGCCTGGGTGTACGTCTGGGTAGCAGCGGAATACGCACAGGTTCAGTCAGCTCAGAGAGAGCCAGACAAAGACCTGTGTCAACAG gtGATCTTGATAGAGTGATCAACCCTGGTTTTGGCTACTATAAACCTGTTGATATTAAAACCTCCATCCTCTCCAGTAAGTTCTCTGACCCCACCGTGGATCCCAAATATCAGAGCAACCTTGTATCCCGCAATGGTTCTGAAGTGTACTGCTACCCAAGCCCCCTGCATGCTGTAGCCCTCCAGAGCCCTATCTTCTCTCTCAGTGGAGATAAGGGAGGGCCTGTGACCACAGATTCCCAGGAGAAACACACCAATGTGGGATTTTCTAAGGACACACTTCCAAAGCAAGAGCCAAGTGGCGCCAAACCTGAAGGTTATATTGTCAAACTGCTCCAGCGCAGTTCAAGTAAGATGAGCCTCCAGAGTGAGTTGGGTGTGGCAAAAGGCCCAATTCCAATCAATGTTGCTCAGGATCATGGGCTTTTTGGGTTCAGAATGAAGCAAGTGAATGATGACGAAATGCAGGGATCCCTCCAGCGGAAAATAGGGTCCAACGAGAATCCAGTGACGGATGGAAAGAAATCGCCACCAAGACCTGGGGACAAAGAGCAAATGAACCTGAATAGCAATAAGGCAGAAGAATACAGACAAATGTGTCCTGTCCAGTATTCAGCGAGTACAAGGAATCAAATACGAACTGCAGTGATGGGTCAAGAGAAAGTGGATGAAAATGAGTCTAGGGATCGGTTTGACCAGGGGAATGGCTTTGAGGATGCATCAATAGCTGCAAAGGCTCCTGAGAGGAGACCTAGCGTTACCTTCCCTAATGAGGACAATAAAAGCAGAGATAGAGGTTGTACTCATACAGCTAAATCTGAGTTTGTGTGTGCCCAGTTTGTGCCTGCGGGGTCTCAGAGGGTGAAGGTGCGTCAGGCAGACAAGAAGACAAAGGCTGTGAAACTGCGGAAGAGGGGTCATGAGAAACCTACAGGTAAGAAGCACCATCTGAAGCACTCATCTCGAGAACATGAAAAGGATAAAGCATATAGCACTAAAACACGTGGAGATAGAAATCCAAAGCAATTcagtgcagagagagagtggaTCGATGTTCCCCTTATGGATCCCAGACTTCGTTCTTGCTCAGAGTCCAGTCTTTTGGGGCCTGGAAATCCATGTAGCACTCACCTTCAATCATATCGGCAGCAGAAACATACCTCCAAATCCAACAAACCCCCAAAGGCTCAGTTCCCAGACTTGGAGAACCTATCCCAAAAGAAGCAGAGCTCTCAAAAATGGCCCCATGTTTCAGAGATCCAGCTTCCACTTGCTCCCCCAACCCACTACCAGAGGAACAGGGAGATGCCTATTCACAGAGTCTCACAAAAGTCAGGAATGGTGCGAAGTTTGAGCATGAGACCTCGTTCGGGTCActggggtggtcttcctcgtcCACTCCAGCCCTCTCTGTCCTCGTCTTCTTACTTCAGCAATCTGAACTTGAAATACCCCCCTGCACCTCTATCTACCCACTACCCACCCAGGTGTGAGTCGGAATACTCAGCCGAGTGTGCCTCTCTTTTCCACTCCACCATCGTGGAGAGCAGTGAGGGAGAGCTAAGTGACTACACCACCAACCGTTTCGGAGACAGCGAGTCAAGCCAGGAGTCTCAAACCGGTTCCGACTCAGACAGCAGCCTGTCGCTGGATGAAGATGATCTGTatgaggaagatgaggatgaaTCAGGTCTGGTTTGGGCTGAGGCTACTGTGGGCCCCACAGCCAACGGGCTGTCCATCCAACAGCACCTTCGTCCTGAACCAGCTTCATGTCGCATAAAAGCATCCAGAGCACTGAAGAAGAAGATCCGCCGCTTTCAACCAGCCTCACTTAAAGTCATGACTCTAGTATAG